The following are encoded together in the Gordonia insulae genome:
- the tgt gene encoding tRNA guanosine(34) transglycosylase Tgt produces the protein MSSDDPAIGPDHSFTVGTSLPGTRGRTGVIDTPHGRIHTPAFVPVGTKATVKTVLPESVAALGAQAVLANAYHLYLQPGPEIIDEAGGLGAFMNWPGPTYTDSGGFQVMSLGVGFKKVISMDVVGEQNDDAVAPGKERLSAVDDDGVTFKSHLDGSTHRFTPEVSMRIQHQLGADIIFAFDELTTLMNTRTYQENSLERTRLWAIRCLAEHNRLSRERIHRPPQSLWGVIQGAQYEDLRRKAARDLGELSRRDQADGGKGFGGYGIGGALTKDDLGTIVGWVNDELPEDSAKHLLGISEPDDIFTAIENGADTFDCVSPTRVARNGAIYSLDGRYNVTNARYRKDFRPLDPEIENYSSQYSRAYLHHLFKAKEGLAATLATLHNVSFVVQMVDGARRAIEAGNYIEYRDDFLGRYYAGSRSSGS, from the coding sequence GTGAGTTCCGACGACCCCGCCATCGGCCCCGACCATTCGTTCACCGTCGGGACGTCGCTGCCCGGCACGAGGGGACGGACCGGTGTCATCGACACCCCGCACGGCCGTATCCACACCCCGGCCTTCGTCCCGGTCGGCACCAAGGCGACGGTCAAGACGGTGCTGCCCGAATCGGTCGCAGCGCTCGGCGCGCAGGCGGTCCTCGCCAACGCCTATCACCTCTACCTGCAGCCGGGCCCGGAGATCATCGATGAGGCGGGCGGTCTCGGCGCGTTCATGAACTGGCCCGGGCCGACCTACACCGACAGTGGTGGCTTCCAGGTCATGTCGCTCGGCGTCGGATTCAAGAAGGTCATCTCGATGGATGTCGTCGGGGAGCAGAACGACGACGCCGTCGCGCCGGGCAAGGAGCGGCTGTCCGCCGTCGACGACGACGGTGTCACCTTCAAATCGCATCTGGACGGGTCGACGCACCGGTTCACGCCGGAGGTGTCGATGCGGATCCAGCACCAACTCGGCGCCGACATCATCTTCGCGTTCGACGAACTCACCACGCTGATGAACACCCGTACCTATCAGGAGAACTCACTGGAGCGCACCCGACTGTGGGCGATCCGCTGTCTCGCCGAACACAATCGGCTGTCGCGCGAGCGCATCCACCGGCCGCCGCAATCGTTGTGGGGTGTCATCCAGGGGGCCCAGTACGAGGATCTGCGGCGTAAGGCGGCCCGCGACCTCGGCGAGCTGAGTCGCCGGGATCAGGCCGACGGCGGTAAAGGCTTCGGCGGGTACGGCATCGGTGGCGCGCTCACCAAGGACGACCTCGGCACCATCGTCGGCTGGGTCAACGACGAGTTGCCCGAGGACTCCGCGAAACACCTCCTCGGCATCAGCGAGCCCGACGACATCTTCACCGCCATCGAGAACGGCGCCGACACCTTCGACTGCGTCTCCCCGACCCGAGTCGCCCGGAACGGCGCCATCTACTCGCTCGACGGTCGGTACAACGTGACGAATGCGCGCTACCGCAAGGACTTCCGGCCACTCGATCCCGAGATCGAGAACTACAGCTCGCAGTACTCCCGCGCATACCTGCATCACCTGTTCAAGGCCAAGGAAGGGCTGGCGGCAACTCTCGCGACCCTGCACAACGTCTCGTTCGTCGTGCAGATGGTCGACGGTGCACGCCGCGCCATCGAGGCCGGGAACTACATCGAGTACCGCGACGACTTCCTGGGCAGGTACTACGCGGGTTCGCGCAGCTCCGGTTCCTGA
- a CDS encoding ABC transporter substrate-binding protein, producing MSRSLHRIVLVLAAGVLGLALAACGSEQESSTPSQGAATTVSENPSASVVGGPKPASPTTSVADDHAGHTECGTTKGPDGALRIIVLEGALDCATAEQVATHYGPKIATGQPQQVSGWDCGPSETAGILAACSKDDQEFGLAP from the coding sequence ATGTCGCGTAGCTTGCATCGAATCGTGCTCGTTCTCGCCGCCGGGGTGCTGGGCCTCGCGCTCGCCGCCTGCGGCAGTGAACAGGAATCCTCGACCCCGTCACAGGGGGCGGCGACCACCGTGTCGGAGAACCCGAGCGCATCCGTCGTCGGCGGGCCGAAACCGGCCTCGCCGACCACGTCGGTGGCCGACGACCATGCCGGGCACACCGAGTGCGGCACCACCAAGGGACCCGACGGCGCGCTGCGCATCATCGTCCTCGAGGGTGCACTGGACTGTGCCACCGCCGAGCAGGTCGCCACCCACTACGGGCCGAAGATCGCGACCGGACAGCCGCAGCAGGTGTCCGGTTGGGATTGCGGACCGTCGGAAACCGCGGGCATCCTCGCGGCATGCAGCAAAGACGACCAGGAGTTCGGGCTGGCGCCGTAG
- a CDS encoding MerR family transcriptional regulator — MSGVSEGEHTVGAVARLVGVSVRTLHHYDRIGLVVPSGRTAAGYRVYDDADIERLHRVLTYRELGFPLEQIATLLDDPHVDALAHLHDQHALLTDRIDRLHRMVAAVEEMMGAKKKGIQLSAEEQAEIFGRDWPGDEYAAEAEERWGDTEAWRQSQERTARFTKDQWRAVKDETDALEARLADALRAGVAPGSADANALAEEHRASINRFYDCSYEMQVNLAEMYVADPRFTEHYERIADGLTRFVHDIIVANAQARG, encoded by the coding sequence GTGTCCGGTGTGAGCGAAGGAGAGCACACGGTCGGCGCCGTCGCCCGACTCGTCGGGGTCAGCGTGCGGACGTTGCATCACTACGACCGAATCGGTCTGGTGGTGCCGTCGGGCCGCACCGCAGCCGGCTATCGCGTCTACGACGACGCCGACATCGAACGGTTGCATCGGGTTCTGACCTACCGTGAACTGGGCTTTCCGCTGGAGCAGATAGCGACCCTGCTCGACGATCCGCACGTGGATGCGCTGGCGCATCTGCACGATCAGCACGCATTGCTGACCGACCGGATCGATCGCTTGCACCGGATGGTCGCAGCTGTGGAGGAGATGATGGGCGCGAAGAAGAAGGGCATCCAGCTCAGCGCGGAGGAACAGGCCGAGATCTTCGGGCGGGACTGGCCCGGCGACGAGTACGCGGCCGAGGCCGAGGAGCGTTGGGGCGACACCGAGGCGTGGCGGCAGAGCCAGGAACGCACCGCACGGTTCACCAAGGACCAGTGGCGTGCGGTGAAGGACGAGACCGACGCGCTCGAGGCCCGACTGGCCGACGCACTGCGCGCGGGTGTGGCACCCGGATCCGCCGACGCCAACGCCCTCGCAGAGGAGCATCGGGCGTCGATCAACCGGTTCTACGACTGCAGCTACGAGATGCAGGTCAACCTGGCCGAGATGTACGTGGCCGACCCCCGATTCACCGAGCACTACGAGCGGATTGCCGACGGTCTCACCCGGTTCGTCCACGACATCATCGTGGCGAATGCGCAGGCGCGGGGCTGA
- a CDS encoding UDP-N-acetylmuramoyl-tripeptide--D-alanyl-D-alanine ligase: MQFRASEVAAAVGGRLVGDDVPIDGAGIDSRSATAGQLFVPIVAARDGHEFVGAAAAGGAAAYLSSEGSIPDVTLPAITVTDTAAALADLGGAARDRLPDRVVGVTGSVGKTSTKDLLAGVLATTYRTTASEKSFNNELGLPLTLANAPDDTEAVVVEMGARGIGHIDLLCGIARPTVGIITRVEGVHLELFGDIESVARAKGELVEALPVDGLAVLNADHALVAAMADRTDAGVLTFGLTPSADIHASDIVIDDQLRASFRLHSPWGETDIRLGARGEHQVPNALAAVAAAGWLGVPVDEMAGGLLGAALSGLRMELVTTPSGVTVLNDAYNANPTSMAAALQSLAALDARRRVAVLGTMAELGADSAEQHAAIALRARDLGIDVIAVAEPDYGDAVRHVADVDAAVAVLADLQAGDAVLVKGSRVAALERVAAALDR; encoded by the coding sequence GTGCAGTTCAGGGCGAGTGAGGTGGCAGCGGCCGTCGGCGGCCGATTGGTCGGCGACGACGTACCGATCGACGGTGCGGGCATCGATTCGCGCAGCGCGACGGCCGGACAGTTGTTCGTGCCGATCGTCGCCGCCCGTGACGGCCACGAGTTCGTTGGTGCGGCTGCCGCGGGTGGTGCGGCCGCCTACTTGTCGTCGGAGGGCAGCATCCCCGACGTGACGCTTCCGGCCATCACGGTGACCGATACCGCGGCCGCCCTCGCCGACCTCGGCGGTGCCGCGCGGGATCGTCTGCCGGACCGGGTGGTCGGCGTGACCGGCTCGGTCGGCAAGACGTCGACCAAGGATCTACTCGCCGGCGTGCTCGCGACCACCTACCGCACCACGGCGAGCGAGAAGTCGTTCAACAACGAACTCGGTCTGCCCTTGACCCTGGCCAACGCCCCCGACGACACCGAGGCCGTCGTGGTCGAGATGGGTGCACGCGGGATCGGGCACATCGACTTGCTCTGCGGCATCGCCCGCCCCACCGTCGGCATCATCACCCGCGTCGAGGGGGTGCACCTCGAACTGTTCGGGGACATCGAATCGGTGGCCCGGGCGAAGGGTGAACTCGTCGAGGCGCTGCCCGTCGACGGTCTCGCGGTGCTCAACGCCGACCACGCGCTGGTCGCGGCCATGGCCGATCGCACCGACGCCGGCGTGCTGACCTTCGGCCTCACCCCGTCCGCCGACATCCACGCGTCCGACATCGTCATCGACGACCAGTTGCGCGCATCGTTCCGCCTGCACAGCCCCTGGGGCGAGACGGACATCCGACTCGGTGCCCGCGGCGAGCATCAGGTGCCGAACGCGCTCGCCGCGGTGGCCGCCGCCGGTTGGCTGGGTGTGCCGGTCGACGAGATGGCCGGCGGTCTGCTGGGGGCCGCGCTCTCCGGACTCCGGATGGAGTTGGTGACCACGCCGTCCGGCGTCACCGTCCTCAACGACGCCTACAACGCCAACCCGACGTCGATGGCCGCGGCGCTGCAGTCGCTCGCCGCGCTCGATGCCCGACGTCGGGTCGCGGTGCTCGGGACCATGGCCGAACTCGGTGCGGACTCGGCCGAGCAGCACGCGGCGATCGCGCTGCGGGCCCGCGACCTCGGCATCGACGTGATCGCGGTCGCCGAGCCCGATTACGGTGACGCGGTCCGCCACGTCGCCGACGTCGACGCCGCTGTCGCCGTGCTCGCCGACCTCCAGGCGGGCGACGCGGTGCTGGTCAAGGGCAGTCGCGTCGCCGCCCTGGAACGGGTCGCCGCCGCGCTCGACCGCTGA
- a CDS encoding D-alanine--D-alanine ligase family protein, giving the protein MVSPLLRLVVLYGGVSAEHDVSCVTAAHVLAAADRSKYDLVPIGITKSGSWLRNDKAIAALAEGSDLPERLEPAGTEVEPLAAIRGAADDQAITVVLPLLHGPHGEDGTIQGMLELFKVPYVGAGVLSSALCMDKAMAKIVAEQAGIPQCRWMEFRDGIDDADTIVARAVEILGLPVFVKPANLGSSVGITKAHDASELDKAIDLALRYDDVVIIEEHVTAREVEVAVLGNTAPEASVPGEILPGSEFYDYEDKYVTGAATLVIPAELPDDAAREVRELAAKSFTALRCAGMARVDFFYEAGGRGWLLNEVNTIPGFTPGSMYPKLWEASGVSYPDLIDQLVTLALENHRRRVGFSTEH; this is encoded by the coding sequence ATGGTTTCACCCCTGCTGCGTCTGGTCGTCCTCTACGGCGGTGTGTCCGCGGAACACGACGTCTCGTGTGTCACGGCCGCGCACGTGCTGGCCGCGGCAGACCGCAGCAAGTACGACCTCGTGCCGATCGGCATCACCAAGTCCGGATCGTGGCTGCGCAACGACAAGGCGATCGCCGCGCTGGCCGAGGGCAGCGATCTGCCCGAGAGACTGGAACCGGCGGGCACCGAGGTCGAACCGCTCGCCGCCATCCGCGGCGCTGCCGACGATCAGGCGATCACCGTGGTGCTCCCGTTGCTGCACGGGCCGCACGGTGAGGACGGCACCATCCAGGGAATGCTCGAGCTGTTCAAGGTGCCCTATGTCGGTGCCGGGGTGCTGTCATCGGCGCTCTGCATGGACAAGGCGATGGCCAAGATCGTCGCCGAGCAGGCGGGCATCCCGCAGTGCCGGTGGATGGAATTCCGTGACGGCATCGACGATGCGGACACGATCGTCGCGCGCGCCGTCGAGATCCTGGGGCTGCCGGTGTTCGTCAAGCCCGCCAACCTGGGATCGTCGGTCGGCATCACCAAGGCGCACGACGCCTCCGAGTTGGACAAGGCCATCGACCTGGCCCTGCGCTACGACGACGTGGTCATCATCGAGGAGCATGTGACCGCTCGCGAGGTCGAGGTCGCGGTGCTGGGCAACACCGCCCCCGAGGCGTCGGTGCCCGGCGAGATCCTGCCCGGCAGCGAGTTCTACGACTACGAGGACAAGTACGTGACCGGCGCCGCGACCCTGGTCATCCCGGCCGAGCTCCCCGACGACGCCGCGCGGGAGGTCCGCGAGCTCGCGGCGAAGTCGTTCACCGCACTCCGCTGCGCGGGTATGGCCCGGGTCGACTTCTTCTACGAGGCCGGCGGTCGCGGCTGGCTGTTGAACGAGGTCAACACGATTCCCGGCTTCACGCCGGGCTCGATGTACCCGAAGCTGTGGGAGGCATCCGGGGTGAGCTACCCCGATCTGATCGACCAGCTGGTCACCCTCGCACTGGAAAACCATCGGCGACGGGTCGGGTTCTCGACCGAGCACTGA
- a CDS encoding DNA-binding transcriptional response regulator gives MTDPQTQPVSALRVLVYSDHSDTRAAVIGALGRRPDADLPELSFIEVATAPMVFAQLDAGVIDVVILDGEATPAGGMGLAKQMKDEIDPCPPILVLLGRADDRWLADWSRADATATLPVDPIALSTTVVDLLRSTEL, from the coding sequence GTGACCGACCCCCAGACGCAGCCAGTCTCGGCGCTGCGCGTGTTGGTCTATTCAGACCATTCCGACACCCGTGCAGCCGTCATCGGCGCTCTCGGTCGACGGCCCGACGCCGACCTCCCGGAACTGAGCTTCATCGAGGTGGCCACCGCACCGATGGTGTTCGCGCAGCTCGACGCCGGCGTCATCGACGTGGTGATCCTCGACGGCGAGGCCACACCCGCCGGTGGCATGGGCCTGGCGAAGCAGATGAAGGACGAGATCGACCCCTGCCCGCCGATCCTGGTGCTCCTGGGACGCGCGGACGACCGCTGGCTGGCCGATTGGTCACGCGCCGACGCGACCGCGACGCTGCCTGTGGACCCCATCGCGCTGTCGACGACCGTCGTCGATCTGCTGCGGAGCACGGAACTCTAG
- a CDS encoding NADH-quinone oxidoreductase subunit A — MNAYVPIMVLGAIAVGFAVFSVGIAMFVGPKRYNRAKLEAYECGIEPMTETHSLSAGGGVATAMRTERLIQRIPVKYYLTAMLFIIFDIEIVFLYPWAVAFDALGWFGLAAMALFIVNVSVAYAYEWRRGGLSWE; from the coding sequence ATGAATGCATATGTCCCGATCATGGTCCTCGGGGCAATTGCTGTGGGGTTTGCGGTCTTTTCGGTCGGCATCGCCATGTTCGTCGGCCCGAAACGGTACAACCGCGCCAAATTGGAAGCCTACGAGTGCGGCATCGAGCCGATGACCGAGACGCACTCCCTGTCGGCCGGTGGCGGCGTCGCCACGGCGATGCGCACCGAACGCCTGATCCAGCGCATTCCGGTGAAGTACTACCTCACCGCGATGCTTTTCATCATCTTCGACATCGAGATCGTCTTCCTCTATCCGTGGGCAGTCGCGTTCGACGCCCTCGGGTGGTTCGGTCTCGCCGCCATGGCCCTGTTCATCGTAAACGTGTCGGTGGCCTACGCCTATGAGTGGCGACGCGGAGGACTCAGCTGGGAATGA
- a CDS encoding NuoB/complex I 20 kDa subunit family protein produces MGLEEKLPSGFLLSTVEDLAGFMRKGSLWPATFGLACCAIEMMATTSGRYDLARFGMEAFRASPRQADLMIVAGRVSQKMAPVLRQIYDQMVEPKWVLAMGVCASSGGMFNNYAIVQGVDHVVPVDIYLPGCPPRPEMLLNAILKLHEQIAQMPLGVNREQAIWAAEQAALQAKPTIELKGLLR; encoded by the coding sequence ATGGGACTCGAGGAGAAACTGCCCAGCGGATTCCTGCTGAGCACTGTCGAGGACCTGGCCGGGTTCATGCGCAAGGGCTCGCTGTGGCCGGCCACCTTCGGCCTCGCCTGCTGCGCCATCGAGATGATGGCGACGACGTCGGGTCGCTACGACCTCGCCCGCTTCGGCATGGAGGCGTTCCGGGCCTCCCCGCGACAGGCCGACCTGATGATCGTGGCGGGCCGCGTCAGCCAGAAGATGGCGCCGGTGCTGCGGCAGATCTACGACCAGATGGTAGAGCCCAAATGGGTACTGGCCATGGGGGTTTGCGCGTCGTCGGGCGGGATGTTCAACAACTACGCGATCGTGCAGGGCGTCGACCATGTGGTACCGGTCGACATCTATCTGCCCGGTTGTCCGCCGCGGCCGGAGATGCTGCTCAACGCGATCCTGAAACTGCACGAGCAGATTGCGCAGATGCCGCTCGGTGTCAACCGCGAGCAGGCCATCTGGGCGGCCGAACAGGCCGCGCTGCAAGCGAAGCCGACCATCGAACTGAAGGGGCTGCTGCGATGA
- a CDS encoding NADH-quinone oxidoreductase subunit C, translated as MTRDEQTGPEQIGVRKGLFGVHGSGDTSGYGGLVQAVTLPGSSERPFGGYFDDIADELAVGLGELPPPGSSYDDAIEKVVIFRGEMTLHVRREYLRAVALTLRNRDTLRFELCLGVNGVHYPDDHGRELHAVWPLTSITHNRRLRLEVSVADSDPHIPTLTDIYPTDDWHERETYDFFGIVFDGHRSLTRIEMPDDWQGHPQRKDYPLGGVPVEYKGTRIAPPDQRRSYS; from the coding sequence CTGACCAGAGACGAGCAGACCGGGCCCGAGCAGATCGGGGTGCGCAAGGGCCTGTTCGGGGTGCACGGCAGCGGCGACACCTCCGGGTATGGCGGCCTCGTGCAGGCGGTGACCCTGCCGGGGAGTTCCGAGCGACCCTTCGGCGGCTACTTCGACGACATCGCGGACGAACTCGCGGTCGGTCTGGGCGAACTGCCACCGCCGGGATCGAGCTACGACGACGCCATCGAGAAGGTGGTGATCTTCCGCGGCGAGATGACGTTGCACGTCCGCCGCGAATACCTGCGCGCGGTCGCATTGACCCTGCGCAACCGCGACACCCTCCGGTTCGAACTCTGCTTGGGCGTCAACGGCGTTCACTATCCCGACGACCACGGGCGGGAGCTCCATGCGGTCTGGCCGCTGACCTCGATCACCCACAATCGACGTCTCCGCCTGGAGGTGTCGGTCGCCGACTCGGACCCGCACATCCCGACGCTGACCGACATCTACCCCACCGACGACTGGCACGAACGCGAGACCTACGACTTCTTCGGCATCGTGTTCGACGGGCACCGGTCGCTCACCCGGATCGAGATGCCCGACGACTGGCAGGGCCACCCGCAACGCAAGGATTATCCGCTCGGCGGAGTTCCGGTGGAGTACAAGGGAACCCGTATCGCACCACCCGACCAGCGGAGGTCGTACAGCTGA
- the nuoD gene encoding NADH dehydrogenase (quinone) subunit D: MTTTDNGSPTHRPPSDAGPGADKDVRPTQTYTVSGQDWDEIVTAVRERAAAQPGDERIVVNMGPQHPSTHGVLRLILEIEGETVTEARCTIGYLHTGIEKNLEYRNWTQGVTFVTRMDYLSPFFNETAYCLGVERLLDITDDIPERASVIRVMLMELNRITSHLVALATGGMELGAVTAMFLGFREREMILDLFELITGLRMNHAYIRPGGVAQDLPADALDRVSEVLDVLPSRLDQLGDLLNDNYIWKARTQGVGYLDLTGCMALGITGPVLRSTGLPHDLRKSQPYCGYENYEFDVITDTTCDSYGRYLIRVKEMRESIRIVRQCLERIRPGPVMVEDRKLAWPADLALGPDGLGNSPEHIAKIMGTSMEALIHHFKLVTEGMRVPAGQCYVAVESPRGELGVHMVSDGGTRPYRVHYRDPSFTNLQAVAAMCEGGMVADVITAVASIDPVMGGVDR; encoded by the coding sequence ATGACCACCACCGACAACGGTTCCCCCACCCACCGTCCGCCCAGCGATGCCGGACCCGGCGCCGACAAAGACGTACGTCCCACCCAGACCTACACGGTCTCCGGTCAGGACTGGGACGAGATCGTCACCGCCGTCCGGGAACGCGCGGCCGCCCAACCCGGCGACGAACGCATCGTGGTCAACATGGGACCGCAGCATCCGTCCACCCACGGGGTCTTGCGACTGATCCTGGAGATCGAGGGCGAGACGGTCACCGAGGCACGCTGCACGATCGGCTACCTGCACACCGGGATCGAGAAGAATCTCGAGTACCGCAACTGGACCCAGGGCGTCACCTTCGTCACGCGGATGGACTACCTGTCACCGTTCTTCAACGAGACGGCGTACTGCCTCGGGGTGGAACGCCTTCTCGACATCACCGACGACATCCCCGAACGTGCGAGCGTCATCCGCGTGATGTTGATGGAGCTCAACCGCATCACCTCACATCTGGTCGCGCTGGCCACCGGCGGCATGGAACTCGGCGCCGTCACCGCGATGTTCCTCGGCTTCCGGGAACGCGAGATGATCCTCGACCTCTTCGAGCTCATCACCGGACTGCGGATGAATCACGCCTACATCCGACCGGGCGGGGTCGCGCAAGATCTTCCCGCGGACGCGCTGGACCGGGTGTCCGAGGTACTCGACGTCCTGCCGTCGCGGCTCGACCAACTCGGGGATCTCCTGAACGACAACTACATCTGGAAGGCACGCACCCAGGGTGTCGGCTATCTCGACCTCACCGGATGCATGGCGCTGGGCATCACCGGGCCGGTCCTGCGCTCCACCGGACTGCCCCACGACCTCCGGAAGTCGCAGCCGTACTGCGGCTACGAGAACTACGAGTTCGACGTCATCACCGACACCACCTGCGACTCCTACGGCCGCTACCTGATCCGGGTCAAGGAGATGCGCGAATCGATCCGCATCGTCCGCCAATGCCTCGAGCGCATCCGGCCGGGACCGGTCATGGTGGAGGACCGCAAACTGGCGTGGCCCGCCGACCTCGCACTCGGACCCGATGGCCTCGGCAACTCACCCGAGCACATCGCGAAGATCATGGGCACCTCCATGGAGGCGCTCATCCACCACTTCAAGCTGGTGACCGAGGGGATGCGGGTGCCGGCCGGCCAATGCTATGTGGCCGTCGAGTCACCGCGCGGCGAACTGGGCGTGCACATGGTCAGCGACGGCGGGACCCGCCCGTACCGGGTGCACTATCGCGACCCGTCGTTCACGAATCTTCAAGCGGTGGCGGCGATGTGTGAGGGCGGCATGGTCGCCGACGTCATCACCGCCGTCGCCAGCATCGACCCGGTGATGGGAGGGGTTGACCGATGA